A stretch of Abyssogena phaseoliformis symbiont OG214 DNA encodes these proteins:
- a CDS encoding ClpXP protease specificity-enhancing factor — protein sequence MAMPSVAPYLIRAYHAWMEDAELTPHILVDCAYSGVVVPKQFIQQDKIVLNIASNATHDLVINNDNLSFKARFSNKSIDIFVPINAVASIYAGENGEGMFFETETKKTEEKKPNLTLLD from the coding sequence ATGGCTATGCCTTCTGTAGCGCCTTACTTAATCAGAGCCTATCACGCATGGATGGAAGACGCTGAGCTGACCCCCCATATATTGGTTGACTGCGCCTATTCAGGCGTAGTTGTACCAAAGCAATTCATTCAACAGGACAAAATTGTTCTAAATATTGCCAGCAACGCAACTCATGACTTAGTGATTAATAACGATAATCTTAGTTTTAAAGCAAGGTTTTCTAATAAATCAATTGATATCTTTGTGCCTATCAATGCGGTTGCTAGCATTTATGCGGGTGAAAATGGTGAAGGCATGTTCTTTGAAACTGAAACTAAAAAAACCGAAGAAAAAAAACCAAACTTAACGCTGCTTGATTAA
- the secA gene encoding preprotein translocase subunit SecA, whose protein sequence is MSIINKVLSKIVGSRNDRLIKAVYKTIGQITELEPNMQALSDEQLKSKTQEFKDRINNQEPLDSILVEAFAVIREASTRVLGLRHHDVQLIGGMVLNDGNIAEMGTGEGKTLVATLPAYLNALSGKGVHIVTVNDYLATRDAQWMGKVFDFLGMNVGIITSNMAHEDKQAAYLCDIAYATNNELGFDYLRDNMAFTSEQKVQRVLNFAIVDEVDSILIDEARTPLIISGPVDDYAQIYQAINHMIPNFTKQTESGEGKEIVIEVVGDYTVDEKHKQVFLTDDGHGKAERLLIDADALPEGASLYDASNILLMQHINSALRAHILFQKDVDYIVQDDEVVIVDEFTGRTMPGRRWSEGLHQAIEAKEGVSIKKENQTLASITFQNYFRLYTTLSGMTGTADTEAVEFQDIYGLETVVVPPNKPSARVDKSDQIYLTTQEKFEAIALDVANCQQTGQPVLVGTSSIENSELISALLEKNNIKHEVLNAKQHEREAIIIANAGSIGAVTIATNMAGRGTDIVLGGKLPEEATDKQKVDWQIQHDDVIKAGGLHIVGTERNESRRVDNQLRGRAARQGDVGSTRFYLSLEDNLMRIFASKKMALTMQRLGMKKGEAIEHKIVNRAIENAQRKVEGMNYDARKHLLEYDDVANDQRKVIYQLRDDLMSVSDVQDRFISIREKVIEQLFADYISAELMEEDWDVEGLHNALKSDYSADFPLQQWLDEGIDIDELQSRIIQGLGTIYDHKEDMVGTEPMREFEKAVMLQTLGHYWKEHLAAMDYLRQSVNLRGYAQKNPTQEYKRESFVMFTSLLDTINIEIVKSLSSVTINENTDASDVEQQNNEGTQAQHEEVGTLGIDDAEVEAAQQNTYQREEKKVGRNDPCPCGSGKKYKKCHG, encoded by the coding sequence ATGAGTATTATAAATAAAGTTTTATCAAAGATTGTTGGATCTAGAAATGATCGACTCATTAAAGCAGTATACAAAACTATTGGTCAAATTACTGAATTAGAACCAAACATGCAGGCACTTAGTGATGAGCAACTTAAGTCTAAAACTCAAGAATTTAAAGACAGAATTAACAACCAAGAGCCCCTAGATTCAATTCTTGTTGAGGCATTTGCCGTAATTCGCGAAGCATCAACACGAGTATTAGGTCTTAGACACCATGATGTGCAACTTATTGGTGGCATGGTGCTTAATGATGGCAACATCGCAGAGATGGGCACAGGCGAAGGTAAAACTTTAGTGGCAACTTTGCCAGCCTATCTTAATGCGCTTAGCGGCAAAGGCGTACACATAGTCACTGTGAATGATTACTTAGCAACTCGTGATGCGCAGTGGATGGGCAAGGTGTTTGATTTTTTAGGCATGAACGTAGGCATTATTACCTCAAATATGGCACATGAAGACAAACAAGCCGCCTATCTGTGTGACATTGCTTATGCAACTAATAATGAGCTGGGTTTTGATTATCTTCGTGACAATATGGCATTTACTTCTGAGCAAAAAGTGCAACGTGTGCTTAATTTTGCCATTGTGGACGAGGTGGATTCGATTTTAATTGATGAAGCTAGAACGCCTTTGATTATTTCTGGTCCAGTGGATGATTATGCGCAAATTTATCAGGCCATTAATCACATGATTCCTAATTTTACCAAGCAAACAGAAAGCGGTGAAGGTAAGGAAATAGTCATTGAAGTGGTAGGTGATTACACTGTTGATGAAAAGCACAAGCAAGTGTTTTTGACTGATGATGGCCACGGCAAAGCCGAACGTCTATTAATTGATGCTGATGCTTTGCCAGAGGGCGCCAGTCTTTATGATGCGAGTAATATTTTGCTAATGCAGCATATTAATTCAGCATTACGTGCACATATTTTATTCCAAAAAGATGTGGACTATATTGTGCAAGATGACGAGGTTGTGATTGTTGATGAATTTACTGGCAGGACTATGCCAGGTCGTCGTTGGTCAGAAGGACTACATCAGGCTATTGAAGCCAAAGAAGGGGTAAGCATTAAAAAGGAAAACCAAACGCTCGCCTCAATTACTTTCCAAAACTATTTTAGGCTTTATACAACACTTTCAGGTATGACAGGCACTGCTGATACTGAAGCGGTAGAATTTCAAGATATTTATGGGTTAGAAACCGTAGTTGTTCCACCTAACAAGCCGTCTGCGCGTGTAGACAAATCAGATCAAATTTATTTAACAACGCAAGAAAAGTTTGAAGCCATTGCCCTTGATGTTGCTAATTGTCAGCAAACTGGACAGCCAGTTTTGGTGGGCACTAGTAGTATTGAAAATTCAGAATTAATTTCCGCTTTATTAGAAAAAAACAACATTAAACACGAAGTTTTAAATGCCAAACAGCACGAACGAGAGGCAATTATTATTGCTAATGCTGGAAGTATTGGTGCAGTGACCATTGCGACTAATATGGCGGGTCGAGGTACGGATATTGTACTCGGCGGTAAATTACCTGAAGAGGCAACGGATAAGCAAAAAGTTGATTGGCAAATTCAGCACGACGACGTTATTAAAGCAGGTGGTTTGCATATTGTGGGCACAGAACGTAACGAGTCACGCCGAGTGGATAATCAACTACGTGGTCGTGCTGCGCGTCAGGGCGATGTAGGCTCAACGCGTTTTTATTTGTCGCTAGAAGATAATTTAATGCGTATTTTTGCCAGCAAAAAAATGGCCCTCACGATGCAAAGATTGGGCATGAAAAAAGGTGAGGCGATTGAGCATAAAATAGTCAATCGAGCCATTGAAAATGCCCAAAGAAAAGTAGAAGGTATGAACTACGATGCACGTAAACACCTTTTAGAATATGATGATGTTGCTAACGATCAAAGAAAAGTTATCTATCAGTTGCGTGATGATTTGATGAGTGTAAGCGATGTCCAAGACCGTTTTATCAGTATTAGAGAAAAAGTCATTGAGCAGCTTTTTGCAGACTATATTTCAGCCGAATTGATGGAAGAGGATTGGGATGTTGAAGGCTTACATAATGCACTAAAATCAGACTATTCGGCCGATTTTCCATTACAACAATGGCTTGATGAAGGTATTGATATTGATGAGTTGCAATCAAGAATTATCCAAGGGCTCGGCACAATTTATGACCACAAAGAAGACATGGTTGGCACTGAGCCCATGCGTGAATTTGAAAAAGCAGTTATGTTGCAAACCCTTGGTCACTATTGGAAAGAGCATTTAGCAGCCATGGATTATTTACGCCAAAGTGTTAATCTACGTGGCTACGCACAAAAGAATCCAACACAAGAATATAAGCGCGAATCGTTTGTCATGTTTACCTCGCTGTTAGACACCATTAATATTGAAATTGTTAAATCTCTATCAAGTGTCACTATTAATGAAAATACCGATGCCTCAGATGTTGAACAGCAAAACAATGAAGGTACGCAGGCTCAGCATGAAGAAGTTGGAACGCTGGGTATTGATGATGCCGAAGTAGAAGCCGCTCAACAAAATACATACCAAAGAGAAGAGAAAAAAGTAGGGCGAAACGACCCCTGTCCTTGTGGCTCAGGTAAAAAATATAAAAAGTGTCATGGCTAA
- the petA gene encoding ubiquinol-cytochrome c reductase iron-sulfur subunit — translation MSEQEIDLKKRRFLTGATSMVGAVGVGFVLVPFLSSWMPSARAKAAGAPVDVDISKLDNGQLVRVLWRKKPVWIFKRDKTTIENLNTLDSVLTDPDSNELSQQPEYAKNLYRSINPDIAVIVGVCTHLGCSPTYRPELGAADLGGASWKGGFYCPCHGSKFDLAGRVYAGVPAPTNLVIPPYHFVADSLIRIGVDPKA, via the coding sequence ATGTCAGAACAAGAGATAGACTTAAAGAAAAGACGCTTTTTAACAGGTGCTACAAGCATGGTTGGTGCAGTAGGTGTTGGTTTTGTGTTGGTGCCATTTTTATCATCATGGATGCCTTCAGCAAGAGCAAAAGCCGCTGGTGCACCCGTTGATGTTGATATTAGCAAGTTAGACAATGGACAGTTGGTTAGGGTTCTGTGGCGGAAAAAACCCGTTTGGATTTTTAAGCGTGACAAAACAACCATTGAAAATTTAAATACGCTGGACAGCGTCTTAACCGACCCTGATAGTAATGAGCTCTCTCAACAGCCAGAATACGCTAAAAATCTTTATCGCTCAATCAATCCTGATATTGCCGTTATTGTTGGTGTTTGCACCCACTTAGGCTGCTCGCCAACTTATCGACCCGAACTGGGCGCTGCCGATCTTGGTGGAGCCTCATGGAAAGGTGGTTTTTACTGTCCTTGCCATGGTTCTAAGTTTGACTTAGCAGGCAGAGTTTATGCGGGCGTTCCAGCACCAACAAACTTGGTCATTCCGCCTTATCATTTTGTCGCTGATTCTCTCATTCGAATTGGCGTTGACCCAAAAGCATAA
- the leuS gene encoding leucine--tRNA ligase, protein MNSEYNAQQIEAQAQKYWQENKSFEVSEDTSKEKYYCLSMFPYPSGRLHMGHVRNYSIGDVISRYQKMQGKNVMQPIGWDGFGLPAENAALKNKVPPAKWTYENIDYMREQLSQLGFGYDWSREISTCHPKYYRWEQWLFIKLFEKGLVYKKNAIVNWDPVDQTVLANEQVINGHGWRSDALIEKKEISQWFMRITDYADELLSGLDKLDGWPDAVKTMQKNWIGKSVGLEITFPREGTDTLEVYTTRPDTLMGVTYLTIASEHPLAFEAGKNNPQIQAFIDECKTLKTTEAAMETMDKKGIDSGLKCTHPITNDDVPIWIANFVLMGYGTGAVMSVPAHDERDYEFAKKYGIAIKQVIDENAMIDKGVLFNSGEFNGMDSNQAFNSIAKTLTDKNLGSKKTNYRLRDWGVSRQRYWGCPIPIINCPSCGVVAVPETDLPVVLPEEVSFDGVGSPIKKMPEFYQTTCPKCGEAAQRETDTFDTFFESSWYFARYTCKDNSDKILDERANYWLANGGVDQYIGGIEHAILHLLYARFFNKLLRDEGFIKNDEPFKNLLTQGMVLKDGVKMSKSKGNTVDPAQMIEKYGADTVRLFILFAAPPTQDLEWSDSGLEGAHRFINKVYRLIRGFIQDHENHTIGTLKNLDKTQKDIRLKTHQTLNKITDDMSRRYLFNTVIAALMELCNTLSKFKDTSETSMALRQESIHILLKTLSPIAPHLCHYLWQKLGNTKAIINEPWPNVDKSALVQDEVQIIVQVNGKLRAKLMLGTDADKAQVEAQALADENITKFTKNKTVIKVIVVPNKLVNIVIR, encoded by the coding sequence ATGAACTCAGAATATAACGCTCAACAAATTGAAGCTCAAGCACAAAAATATTGGCAAGAAAACAAATCTTTTGAAGTTAGCGAAGACACTTCAAAAGAAAAATATTACTGTTTGAGTATGTTCCCCTATCCGTCTGGGCGTTTGCACATGGGGCATGTGCGTAATTATAGTATTGGTGATGTGATTTCTCGCTATCAAAAAATGCAGGGCAAAAATGTCATGCAGCCGATTGGCTGGGATGGATTTGGCCTGCCAGCTGAAAATGCCGCATTAAAGAACAAAGTCCCGCCAGCCAAGTGGACTTATGAAAATATCGATTATATGAGAGAGCAGTTAAGCCAACTAGGTTTTGGCTATGATTGGTCGCGCGAAATTTCTACTTGTCACCCAAAATATTATCGCTGGGAACAATGGTTATTCATTAAGCTATTTGAAAAAGGCTTGGTGTATAAGAAAAATGCCATTGTCAATTGGGACCCTGTTGATCAAACCGTATTGGCAAATGAGCAGGTGATTAATGGTCATGGATGGCGTTCTGATGCGCTGATTGAGAAAAAAGAAATCTCACAATGGTTTATGCGTATCACCGATTATGCCGACGAATTACTCAGTGGTTTAGACAAACTCGATGGTTGGCCCGACGCGGTCAAAACCATGCAAAAAAACTGGATTGGCAAATCCGTTGGCTTAGAAATCACCTTCCCGAGAGAGGGCACTGATACACTTGAAGTCTACACCACCCGCCCAGACACTCTGATGGGAGTAACTTATTTAACTATCGCCAGTGAACACCCGCTTGCGTTTGAAGCAGGTAAAAATAACCCACAAATACAGGCCTTTATTGACGAGTGCAAAACCCTGAAAACCACTGAAGCAGCAATGGAAACCATGGACAAAAAAGGCATTGATTCAGGACTAAAATGCACGCATCCAATCACAAATGATGACGTGCCCATTTGGATTGCTAATTTTGTCTTAATGGGTTACGGCACAGGCGCAGTTATGAGTGTACCTGCACATGATGAACGGGATTATGAATTTGCCAAAAAATACGGCATTGCCATCAAACAAGTCATTGATGAAAACGCCATGATTGACAAAGGCGTGTTGTTTAACTCAGGTGAATTTAACGGCATGGACTCCAACCAAGCCTTTAACAGCATTGCCAAGACCTTAACAGACAAAAACCTAGGTAGCAAAAAAACCAACTACCGCCTACGTGATTGGGGCGTATCACGCCAACGCTATTGGGGCTGCCCAATCCCCATCATCAACTGCCCAAGTTGCGGAGTAGTAGCAGTGCCTGAGACCGACTTACCTGTTGTCTTGCCTGAGGAGGTGAGTTTTGATGGTGTTGGCTCGCCGATTAAAAAAATGCCCGAATTTTATCAAACCACTTGCCCAAAATGTGGCGAGGCAGCACAACGAGAAACCGATACTTTCGATACTTTCTTTGAATCATCTTGGTATTTTGCCCGCTATACTTGCAAAGATAATAGCGACAAAATTCTAGATGAGCGCGCCAACTATTGGCTAGCTAATGGCGGTGTAGATCAATATATTGGCGGTATTGAACATGCAATTTTGCACTTACTTTATGCTCGCTTTTTTAATAAATTATTACGTGATGAGGGTTTTATTAAAAACGACGAACCGTTTAAAAACTTACTCACCCAAGGCATGGTGCTTAAAGATGGCGTCAAGATGAGTAAATCCAAAGGCAATACCGTTGACCCTGCACAAATGATTGAAAAATATGGTGCTGATACAGTGCGCCTATTCATCTTGTTTGCCGCACCACCAACCCAAGACCTAGAATGGAGTGATTCAGGTCTAGAAGGCGCACATCGCTTTATTAACAAGGTTTATCGTTTGATTAGGGGCTTTATACAAGACCATGAAAATCATACTATTGGTACTTTGAAAAATCTTGACAAAACTCAAAAAGACATACGCCTTAAGACTCATCAAACACTTAACAAAATTACTGATGATATGAGCCGTAGGTATTTATTTAATACCGTTATTGCCGCACTCATGGAACTGTGCAACACCTTATCAAAATTTAAGGATACCAGCGAAACTTCTATGGCGCTCCGCCAAGAATCTATCCACATCCTACTTAAAACCCTAAGCCCAATTGCGCCACATCTGTGCCACTACTTATGGCAAAAATTAGGTAACACAAAAGCAATTATCAATGAACCATGGCCAAATGTTGATAAATCAGCACTGGTTCAAGACGAAGTGCAAATCATCGTGCAAGTCAACGGTAAACTACGCGCAAAACTGATGCTTGGCACTGATGCCGATAAAGCACAAGTTGAAGCGCAAGCATTGGCAGATGAAAATATTACTAAATTCACCAAAAATAAAACTGTCATTAAAGTGATTGTGGTGCCGAATAAGTTGGTTAATATTGTTATTCGTTAA
- the bioD gene encoding dethiobiotin synthase: MKGLFISGSGTNVGKTFIAQHLIRLLASTRKVSVRKPVESDCENQNGRLIPKDALLLSKACNINEPINKVCRYKFEACSSAQMASQALGLKLTLDDLVDACMADEFVVVEGAGGLLSPIAIQALNSDLIQVLDMPVVLVIKDVLGAVNQALLSINAAQRYGLNISMLVLNQIQPNLLKNAQEIAQYTDIDISVFNQDDLAAFESQVEKILLVI; the protein is encoded by the coding sequence ATGAAAGGATTATTCATTAGTGGCAGTGGCACCAATGTTGGTAAAACATTTATTGCTCAGCATTTGATTAGGTTATTAGCAAGTACTCGCAAGGTGAGTGTTAGAAAACCAGTTGAAAGTGATTGTGAAAATCAGAATGGGCGGTTGATACCAAAAGATGCCTTATTATTATCCAAGGCTTGCAATATTAATGAGCCAATTAACAAAGTATGTCGATATAAGTTTGAGGCGTGTAGTAGTGCGCAGATGGCAAGCCAAGCCTTGGGGTTAAAACTTACCCTAGATGATTTGGTTGATGCTTGCATGGCAGATGAGTTTGTTGTTGTTGAAGGGGCGGGCGGGTTGCTTTCTCCAATAGCAATACAAGCATTAAACAGTGATTTAATTCAAGTGCTTGATATGCCTGTAGTGCTGGTGATTAAAGATGTACTAGGTGCGGTCAATCAGGCGTTGCTCAGTATTAATGCGGCTCAACGTTATGGGCTTAATATAAGCATGTTGGTGTTGAATCAGATTCAACCTAATTTGTTAAAAAATGCACAAGAAATCGCTCAGTATACGGACATTGATATCAGTGTGTTTAATCAAGATGATTTAGCAGCATTTGAAAGCCAAGTTGAGAAAATTCTATTAGTAATTTAA
- a CDS encoding glutathione S-transferase N-terminal domain-containing protein — MLTKPNPASTTLYSSPQDMESHAVRFIMAEKNIEREVLNLTLEEIPEEILELNPCQSLPTLFDRGIVLYDLSVVMEYLDERFPFPPLLPVDPIKKSEKRLLIFRFTRAPGCWFELVNIIESGSKKDANEARKILKSNLIELVPLFAYKPFFKSNDMTIVDACLGALLWRLKKLGIELGAPGKSVTDYANRLFTRDSFKASLTDCEKEYN, encoded by the coding sequence ATGTTAACAAAACCTAATCCTGCTTCAACAACGCTTTATTCTTCACCACAAGACATGGAGTCCCATGCAGTGCGCTTCATCATGGCTGAGAAAAATATTGAAAGAGAAGTGTTAAATTTAACACTTGAGGAAATTCCTGAAGAAATTCTAGAGCTTAACCCGTGCCAATCATTACCTACTTTGTTTGATAGAGGGATTGTTTTATACGACCTTTCGGTGGTGATGGAATACCTTGATGAGCGCTTCCCGTTCCCGCCATTACTGCCTGTAGACCCGATTAAAAAATCGGAGAAAAGATTGCTTATCTTTAGATTTACCAGAGCGCCTGGCTGTTGGTTTGAATTAGTAAATATTATTGAATCAGGTAGCAAGAAAGACGCCAATGAGGCGCGCAAAATCCTAAAAAGCAATCTGATTGAATTAGTGCCTTTGTTTGCCTATAAACCTTTCTTCAAAAGCAACGATATGACCATTGTTGATGCCTGCCTAGGTGCTTTATTATGGCGTTTAAAAAAGCTTGGTATTGAACTGGGCGCACCGGGAAAATCCGTTACAGATTATGCAAATAGACTTTTTACTAGGGACAGCTTTAAAGCAAGCCTAACCGACTGCGAAAAAGAATATAACTAA
- a CDS encoding dihydroorotate dehydrogenase, whose translation MHNNLKTQFCGLSLNSPIVLLSGCVGFGEEYTRIDGFSNADVGAVCLKGTTLEPRLGNIPHRVCETPSGMINAIGLQNPGTDVVINNILPKLDKAETRFIINISGSSVEEYGEITKRFNNTDIDAIEINISCPNVKEGGVAFGNDPDMSYRVVEICRKNTTKPIITKLSPNQTDIAFSAQRCIDAGTDGLAVINTLMGMSIDTKTKKPIIGNNQGGLSGPAIKPIALLKVHQVYQISKHHNVPIIGQGGITTANDAIEFIIAGAATVGIGTAMFYDPLVCHKINGGISEYLNKNNLGSISDLVGALKLNSSILANNTDANKKNTL comes from the coding sequence ATGCATAATAACTTAAAAACCCAGTTCTGCGGGCTTTCGTTAAACTCGCCCATTGTTCTTTTATCGGGCTGTGTTGGCTTTGGTGAGGAATATACACGTATTGATGGATTTTCTAACGCTGATGTGGGCGCAGTTTGTCTTAAAGGCACAACCCTAGAGCCACGTTTAGGCAATATCCCTCATCGAGTATGTGAAACACCTAGTGGCATGATTAATGCCATTGGGTTGCAAAATCCTGGCACTGATGTAGTCATTAACAATATCCTACCAAAATTGGATAAAGCCGAAACTCGTTTTATCATTAACATTTCTGGCTCATCCGTTGAAGAATATGGTGAAATTACCAAACGCTTTAACAATACAGATATTGATGCAATTGAAATTAACATCTCTTGTCCAAATGTTAAAGAAGGTGGTGTGGCTTTTGGCAATGACCCAGATATGTCGTATCGAGTCGTAGAAATTTGCCGAAAAAATACCACTAAACCTATCATTACTAAATTATCGCCCAACCAAACTGACATTGCTTTTAGCGCCCAACGCTGTATTGATGCAGGTACTGACGGTTTGGCAGTGATTAACACGCTTATGGGCATGTCCATTGATACTAAAACTAAAAAACCAATCATTGGTAACAATCAAGGTGGTCTATCTGGTCCTGCTATTAAACCAATCGCTCTGTTAAAGGTACATCAAGTTTATCAAATCAGCAAACATCACAATGTGCCCATTATTGGTCAAGGTGGTATTACCACTGCAAATGATGCAATAGAATTCATCATCGCAGGTGCTGCCACTGTTGGCATAGGTACGGCAATGTTTTATGACCCATTAGTGTGTCATAAAATCAATGGTGGTATTAGTGAATATTTAAATAAAAACAACTTGGGTAGTATTAGCGATTTAGTAGGCGCATTAAAGCTCAATTCCTCCATATTAGCCAATAATACTGACGCCAATAAAAAAAACACTCTATGA
- a CDS encoding cytochrome c1 yields MMKKQLHAALITVAILTFSFNVFASTEVHLDHANTDINDKKSLQRGAKLFMNYCSGCHSIQFMRYNRIGKDLFLDGIIATYEKAKAAVINNQSLEHNDLAALSRAFDNEITSLDQAKSFFTKISKEEIEENLIKATDKEVEKNLIFTDEKVGSLITLAMSVSDANQWFGNNPDLSLVSRSKGVDWIYTYLRGFYKDDSRVFGVNNHVLENASMPDVLWQLKQDKSSKEFDQDIRDITNFLDYVGEPAKLVRFDLGIKVLGFLFVLFIFAYLLKKEYWKDVKYGKWRAKD; encoded by the coding sequence ATGATGAAAAAACAATTACACGCAGCACTAATAACAGTCGCAATTTTAACTTTCTCTTTTAATGTCTTTGCATCAACTGAGGTTCATCTAGACCATGCTAATACTGACATTAATGATAAAAAATCGTTGCAAAGAGGTGCAAAATTATTTATGAATTACTGCTCTGGCTGCCATTCAATCCAATTTATGCGCTACAATCGCATTGGAAAGGACTTATTTTTAGATGGTATCATTGCTACTTATGAGAAAGCAAAAGCAGCTGTGATAAATAATCAATCGCTAGAACATAACGACCTTGCAGCTCTTTCAAGGGCATTTGATAATGAAATCACTAGCCTTGACCAGGCTAAAAGTTTTTTTACAAAAATTTCTAAAGAAGAAATTGAAGAAAATTTAATAAAAGCGACTGATAAAGAGGTGGAAAAAAATCTAATATTCACCGATGAAAAAGTAGGCTCACTAATCACTTTAGCCATGTCTGTTTCTGATGCTAACCAATGGTTTGGCAACAATCCAGACTTATCTTTAGTATCGCGTTCAAAAGGCGTAGATTGGATATACACCTACTTACGTGGGTTTTATAAAGACGATTCGCGTGTGTTTGGTGTAAACAATCATGTGCTAGAAAACGCCTCCATGCCAGATGTTCTATGGCAGTTAAAACAAGACAAATCTAGCAAAGAATTTGATCAAGATATCAGAGATATTACCAACTTCCTAGACTATGTTGGTGAGCCAGCTAAGCTAGTACGATTTGACCTTGGTATTAAAGTATTGGGCTTTTTGTTTGTCTTATTCATTTTTGCCTATTTACTGAAAAAAGAATATTGGAAAGATGTTAAATACGGTAAATGGCGCGCTAAAGATTAA
- a CDS encoding cytochrome b yields the protein MDNNKNWIDQRFPLTKVWNEHLAEYYTPRNFNFWYFFGSLAMLVLVMQIVTGIFLTMHFKPDAAHAFASVEYIMRDVDWGWLIRYLHSTGASAFFIVIYLHMYRGLLYGSYKAPRELIWILGMVLYIALMAEAFMGYVLPWGQMSYWGAQVIISLFGSVPVFGPDILTFILGDYAVGDPALNRFFSLHVIALPLILVILVFLHIVALHTIGSNNPDGIEIKQNKDKNGIPKDGIPFHPYYSVKDIVGVVVFLMIFSAVVFFAPAMNGYFLENTNFVEANPLKTPSHIAPLWYLTPFYSVLRAIPPMFGSQFPGVVGMFAALLILIALPWLDRSSVKSIRYRSWPYKVALGVFVISFVVLGYLGMQPVTPINALLARVFTVTYFGFFILMPWFTSIGKTKPVPTRVTE from the coding sequence ATGGATAACAACAAAAATTGGATTGATCAAAGATTCCCACTAACCAAGGTTTGGAACGAGCATTTAGCAGAATATTACACCCCTAGAAATTTTAATTTCTGGTATTTTTTTGGCTCATTAGCCATGTTGGTATTAGTCATGCAGATCGTAACTGGCATTTTCTTAACCATGCACTTTAAGCCTGATGCAGCACATGCCTTTGCCTCAGTTGAATACATTATGCGTGATGTTGACTGGGGTTGGCTTATTCGCTACCTACACTCAACAGGTGCCTCTGCTTTTTTCATTGTTATTTATTTGCACATGTATCGTGGTTTACTTTATGGCTCATACAAAGCCCCACGTGAGCTGATTTGGATTTTAGGCATGGTACTATATATTGCATTAATGGCAGAAGCCTTTATGGGCTACGTATTACCATGGGGACAAATGTCATATTGGGGCGCACAAGTTATTATCTCACTATTTGGCTCAGTGCCTGTATTTGGTCCAGACATCCTAACCTTCATTTTAGGTGACTATGCAGTTGGCGACCCTGCTCTAAATCGTTTCTTCTCATTACACGTGATTGCTTTACCGTTGATTTTAGTTATTTTGGTGTTTTTGCACATTGTGGCATTACACACAATAGGCTCAAACAATCCAGACGGGATAGAAATCAAGCAAAATAAAGATAAAAATGGTATTCCTAAAGACGGCATTCCGTTTCATCCATATTATAGTGTTAAGGATATTGTAGGCGTGGTGGTATTTTTAATGATTTTCTCAGCTGTTGTATTTTTCGCCCCAGCAATGAACGGCTATTTCTTAGAAAATACCAACTTTGTTGAAGCAAATCCACTTAAAACACCTAGTCATATTGCACCACTTTGGTACTTAACACCTTTTTATTCAGTATTAAGGGCTATTCCACCTATGTTTGGTTCACAATTCCCAGGCGTTGTTGGTATGTTTGCAGCACTATTAATTTTAATTGCACTGCCATGGTTGGACAGATCTAGCGTGAAATCAATCCGCTATCGTTCATGGCCTTATAAAGTTGCCCTAGGGGTTTTTGTGATTAGTTTTGTTGTGCTTGGCTACTTAGGTATGCAGCCAGTAACACCAATTAATGCACTCTTAGCAAGAGTGTTTACAGTTACTTATTTTGGGTTCTTTATCTTAATGCCTTGGTTTACTTCCATTGGAAAAACCAAACCAGTGCCAACAAGAGTAACGGAGTAA